From one Triticum aestivum cultivar Chinese Spring chromosome 4B, IWGSC CS RefSeq v2.1, whole genome shotgun sequence genomic stretch:
- the LOC123091354 gene encoding uncharacterized protein isoform X2, whose protein sequence is MSRPKKQTALQGRSKSDSNIVPDTPRILDHNGRPSAGPDISNFANPVNFSVLNLDLKNLADLQQNMKDCIGSHRFWTYANTDKIYKSPHGSMSWQVPKSGTYFQYVKYRNNWMCLVGIASQSWLKGVITKKHVAEFQDSQSDDKKATYILTDRPKAVLKSKGNYMPGVEKTKLGPWWLRRSFDSVYNVVTDESGDHGDIDEAFTIFVVHLWDTVRNDEVKDLVLGSYDPSVLATNYLGTGPVGLMKKWQRCSTRAINSIEKNEPYQIQHDTSPTSASELLQVVRVLYRGDQDCTPVNDDSMPIKLNGVDELRHGDQEGEDPAPDRDMHASGSSSSTPKYPNWVLDSSSAFNEQQQQQHHDQGQISYAWASKMASTVAVEDVSYIRANDTSCSTGGFFTEERTENTDLKRTERLPPLPFFGHLKEVQLHSDELKEHIKHQCANHVKYTAYGGSSREFDGGFTIARSAKEPIAWRAKSLVGSHVAFCLMENFTDLQNTGTNVLILSALSLDHVREFILVEAKKPCDVAEAKSKRVTDGPAKWYPPQLQNTVAVALVESGKRLRLVALKLNICLSFMLVFRRVPLWR, encoded by the exons ATGTCAAGACCAAAGAAGCAAACTGCTCTACAGGGAAGGAGCAAGTCTGACTCTAATATTGTGCCGGACACACCTAGGATTTTGGATCATAATGGAAGGCCTAGCGCAGGCCCCGATATATCAAATTTCGCCAATCCAGTG AATTTCTCAGTACTGAACCTTGATCTTAAGAATCTAGCTGATCTGCAGCAGAATATGAAGGACTGCATTGGCTCGCATAGGTTCTGGACGTATGCCAATACTGACAAAATATACAAATCTCCACATGGATCAATGTCATGGCAAGTTCCAAAATCTGGGACCTATTTTCAGTATGTGAAGTACAGAAATAACTGGATGTGCTTAGTTGGAATAGCATCTCAAAGCTGGTTGAAGGGGGTCATCACGAAGAAACATGTCGCCGAGTTTCAAGATTCTCAATCTGATGATAAAAAGGCGACCTACATCCTGACAGACCGTCCAAAGGCTGTACTAAAATCTAAAGGAAATTATATGCCAGGTGTAGAAAAAACAAAGCTTGGCCCGTGGTGGCTTAGGCGGTCATTTGATTCTGTATATAACGTTGTTACTGATGAAAGTGGGGATCACGGAGACATTGATGAAGCCTTTACCATATTTGTTGTTCATCTTTGGGACACTGTCCGGAATGATGAAGTAAAGGATCTTGTCTTGGGTAGCTATGACCCCTCGGTCCTTGCCACAAATTACCTAGGGACTGGCCCTGTTGGACTTATGAAAAAATGGCAAAGGTGTTCTACACGAGCAATCAACTCCATTGAGAAAAATGAACCTTACCAAATCCAGCATGATACTAGTCCGACCTCAGCTTCTGAGCTGCTTCAGGTTGTAAGGGTTCTTTACCGAGGTGATCAAGATTGTACACCAGTCAATGATGATTCGATGCCAATTAAGTTGAATGGTGTGGATGAGCTTAGGCACGGGGACCAGGAAGGAGAAGATCCAGCTCCCGACAGAGACATGCATGCAAGTGGCTCCAGCTCTTCTACTCCAAAATATCCCAACTGGGTTCTTGATAGCTCATCGGCGTTCAAcgaacagcaacaacaacaacatcatg ACCAAGGACAAATAAGTTATGCCTGGGCGAGCAAGATGGCCTCGACTGTTGCTGTTGAAGATGTTAGTTATATCAGGGCCAATGACACGTCTTGTAGCACTGGTG GCTTCTTTACTGAGGAAAGGACAGAAAATACCGATCTGAAAAGAACTGAAAGGTTGCCCCCTCTTCCATTTTTTGGACATTTAAAGGAAGTGCAGCTGCACAGTGATGAACTTAAAGAACATATCAAGCACCAATGTGCTAATCATGTGAAATACACTGCTTATGGTGGCTCTAGCAGAGAATTTGATGGTGGTTTTACCATAGCTAGGTCAGCAAAAGAGCCTATTGCCTGGAGGGCCAAAAGCTTG GTTGGGAGCCATGTAGCTTTCTGCTTAATGGAAAACTTCACTGATCTGCAAAATACTGGTACCAACGTGCTAATACTCTCAGCTCTCTCACTTGATCACGTGAGAGAATTTATTCTTGTTGAGGCCAAGAAGCCCTGTGATGTTGCAGAG GCCAAGAGCAAGAGAGTGACTGACGGACCAGCAAAATGGTATCCCCCGCAGCTGCAAAATACTGTTGCTGTCGCACTGGTGGAGAGTGGGAAGAGGCTGCGTCTGGTAGCTCTGAAACTAAATATCTGCTTATCTTTTATGCTCGTGTTTAG GCGAGTTCCGCTATGGCGGTAG
- the LOC123091354 gene encoding uncharacterized protein isoform X1: MSRPKKQTALQGRSKSDSNIVPDTPRILDHNGRPSAGPDISNFANPVNFSVLNLDLKNLADLQQNMKDCIGSHRFWTYANTDKIYKSPHGSMSWQVPKSGTYFQYVKYRNNWMCLVGIASQSWLKGVITKKHVAEFQDSQSDDKKATYILTDRPKAVLKSKGNYMPGVEKTKLGPWWLRRSFDSVYNVVTDESGDHGDIDEAFTIFVVHLWDTVRNDEVKDLVLGSYDPSVLATNYLGTGPVGLMKKWQRCSTRAINSIEKNEPYQIQHDTSPTSASELLQVVRVLYRGDQDCTPVNDDSMPIKLNGVDELRHGDQEGEDPAPDRDMHASGSSSSTPKYPNWVLDSSSAFNEQQQQQHHDQGQISYAWASKMASTVAVEDVSYIRANDTSCSTGGFFTEERTENTDLKRTERLPPLPFFGHLKEVQLHSDELKEHIKHQCANHVKYTAYGGSSREFDGGFTIARSAKEPIAWRAKSLVGSHVAFCLMENFTDLQNTGTNVLILSALSLDHVREFILVEAKKPCDVAEAKSKRVTDGPAKWYPPQLQNTVAVALVESGKRLRLASSAMAVAVGELAGEAETWAVVTDTGRTEMRRWPFNQDGCSCWPEAADCDAKRKESTQGEEAFTAGGVEATMNHLVEMIRQEGKVDTANAVNSAVALNKSTMWGLLLAMRRLELDLVAMKTNMNLRFGHGESTEWIRSW, translated from the exons ATGTCAAGACCAAAGAAGCAAACTGCTCTACAGGGAAGGAGCAAGTCTGACTCTAATATTGTGCCGGACACACCTAGGATTTTGGATCATAATGGAAGGCCTAGCGCAGGCCCCGATATATCAAATTTCGCCAATCCAGTG AATTTCTCAGTACTGAACCTTGATCTTAAGAATCTAGCTGATCTGCAGCAGAATATGAAGGACTGCATTGGCTCGCATAGGTTCTGGACGTATGCCAATACTGACAAAATATACAAATCTCCACATGGATCAATGTCATGGCAAGTTCCAAAATCTGGGACCTATTTTCAGTATGTGAAGTACAGAAATAACTGGATGTGCTTAGTTGGAATAGCATCTCAAAGCTGGTTGAAGGGGGTCATCACGAAGAAACATGTCGCCGAGTTTCAAGATTCTCAATCTGATGATAAAAAGGCGACCTACATCCTGACAGACCGTCCAAAGGCTGTACTAAAATCTAAAGGAAATTATATGCCAGGTGTAGAAAAAACAAAGCTTGGCCCGTGGTGGCTTAGGCGGTCATTTGATTCTGTATATAACGTTGTTACTGATGAAAGTGGGGATCACGGAGACATTGATGAAGCCTTTACCATATTTGTTGTTCATCTTTGGGACACTGTCCGGAATGATGAAGTAAAGGATCTTGTCTTGGGTAGCTATGACCCCTCGGTCCTTGCCACAAATTACCTAGGGACTGGCCCTGTTGGACTTATGAAAAAATGGCAAAGGTGTTCTACACGAGCAATCAACTCCATTGAGAAAAATGAACCTTACCAAATCCAGCATGATACTAGTCCGACCTCAGCTTCTGAGCTGCTTCAGGTTGTAAGGGTTCTTTACCGAGGTGATCAAGATTGTACACCAGTCAATGATGATTCGATGCCAATTAAGTTGAATGGTGTGGATGAGCTTAGGCACGGGGACCAGGAAGGAGAAGATCCAGCTCCCGACAGAGACATGCATGCAAGTGGCTCCAGCTCTTCTACTCCAAAATATCCCAACTGGGTTCTTGATAGCTCATCGGCGTTCAAcgaacagcaacaacaacaacatcatg ACCAAGGACAAATAAGTTATGCCTGGGCGAGCAAGATGGCCTCGACTGTTGCTGTTGAAGATGTTAGTTATATCAGGGCCAATGACACGTCTTGTAGCACTGGTG GCTTCTTTACTGAGGAAAGGACAGAAAATACCGATCTGAAAAGAACTGAAAGGTTGCCCCCTCTTCCATTTTTTGGACATTTAAAGGAAGTGCAGCTGCACAGTGATGAACTTAAAGAACATATCAAGCACCAATGTGCTAATCATGTGAAATACACTGCTTATGGTGGCTCTAGCAGAGAATTTGATGGTGGTTTTACCATAGCTAGGTCAGCAAAAGAGCCTATTGCCTGGAGGGCCAAAAGCTTG GTTGGGAGCCATGTAGCTTTCTGCTTAATGGAAAACTTCACTGATCTGCAAAATACTGGTACCAACGTGCTAATACTCTCAGCTCTCTCACTTGATCACGTGAGAGAATTTATTCTTGTTGAGGCCAAGAAGCCCTGTGATGTTGCAGAG GCCAAGAGCAAGAGAGTGACTGACGGACCAGCAAAATGGTATCCCCCGCAGCTGCAAAATACTGTTGCTGTCGCACTGGTGGAGAGTGGGAAGAGGCTGCGTCTG GCGAGTTCCGCTATGGCGGTAGCAGTTGGGGAACTTGCAGGTGAAGCAGAAACATGGGCAGTGGTTACAGATACAGGAAGGACAGAAATGAGAAGATGGCCATTCAATCAAGATGGATGCAGTTGCTGGCCTGAAGCTGCTGATTGCGATGCAAAGAGGAAAGAAAGCACCCAAGGAGAGGAAGCTTTCACAGCTGGGGGAGTGGAGGCGACGATGAACCATCTGGTGGAGATGATCAGGCAGGAAGGGAAGGTGGACACAGCGAATGCAGTGAACTCAGCAGTGGCGCTAAATAAGTCCACCATGTGGGGTCTTCTCCTGGCAATGCGAAGACTGGAGCTGGATCTCGTCGCCATGAAGACGAACATGAACTTGCGGTTTGGTCACGGAGAATCCACGGAGTGGATCAGAAGCTGGTGA